Proteins encoded within one genomic window of Streptomyces sp. NBC_01314:
- a CDS encoding DMT family transporter, whose translation MTLPSADRSAPAATATTPPADLASGGSRTARAARTPRAPRGLGALGPVGMVLAGGISVQFGGALAVTLMPRAGALGVVTLRLAVAALVMLVVCRPRLRGHSRTDWSTVIVFGATMAAMNGLFYQSLARIPLGPAVTLEVLGPLVLSVLASRRAVNMVWAGLALCGVFLLGGGGGFGDLDPLGVAFALAAGLMWALYIVFSARTGRRFPQADGLALAMVVAAVLFLPLGIVESGTRLIAPTTLALGAAVAVLSSVLPYTLELLALRRLPASTFAVLMTLEPAIAATAGFLILDQALSAPEALAIALVIGASMGAVRTQVGRGKTGVTG comes from the coding sequence GTGACACTCCCCAGCGCTGACCGGTCCGCGCCCGCCGCCACCGCGACGACACCACCGGCCGACCTCGCCTCCGGCGGATCCCGCACCGCCCGCGCTGCCCGCACTCCCCGAGCGCCCCGCGGCCTGGGTGCGCTCGGGCCCGTGGGAATGGTGCTGGCCGGTGGGATATCGGTGCAGTTCGGCGGTGCGTTGGCGGTGACGCTGATGCCGCGGGCCGGGGCGCTCGGGGTGGTGACGCTGCGGCTGGCCGTGGCCGCGCTGGTGATGCTGGTGGTCTGCCGCCCCCGGCTGCGCGGGCACTCGCGCACCGACTGGAGCACGGTGATCGTCTTCGGCGCCACCATGGCCGCGATGAACGGCCTCTTCTACCAGTCCCTCGCCCGGATCCCCCTCGGCCCCGCCGTCACCCTGGAGGTGCTCGGCCCGCTGGTGCTCTCCGTCCTCGCGTCCCGCCGGGCGGTGAACATGGTGTGGGCCGGGCTCGCCCTCTGCGGCGTCTTCCTCCTCGGCGGCGGAGGGGGCTTCGGCGACCTCGACCCGCTCGGCGTCGCCTTCGCCCTCGCGGCCGGGTTGATGTGGGCCCTGTACATCGTCTTCAGCGCGCGCACGGGGAGGCGGTTCCCGCAGGCCGACGGGCTGGCGCTGGCCATGGTCGTCGCGGCGGTGCTGTTCCTGCCGCTCGGGATCGTCGAATCGGGGACGCGGCTCATCGCCCCGACGACGCTCGCCCTGGGCGCCGCCGTCGCCGTCCTGTCCTCCGTCCTCCCCTACACCCTCGAACTCCTCGCGCTGCGCCGCCTGCCCGCGTCCACCTTCGCGGTCCTCATGACCCTGGAGCCCGCGATCGCCGCCACCGCCGGTTTCCTGATCCTCGACCAGGCCCTCTCCGCCCCCGAAGCCCTGGCGATCGCGCTGGTCATCGGGGCGAGCATGGGGGCGGTGCGGACGCAGGTGGGGCGGGGGAAGACGGGGGTTACTGGGTGA
- a CDS encoding TIGR03084 family metal-binding protein, whose product MADPTPVIDDLRAESEELDLLVAELSPEQWALATPAPGWTVAHQIAHLAWTDHSSVLAVTDRAAFAREVESAMTSPGDFVDSGAEEGAGKPPERLVADWRAGRGALENALRAAPEDARFPWYGPPMSTASMATARLMETWAHGLDVADALGVPRIAPGDRLRHITRLGIRTRDFAFGVHGHTPPFEEFRVELTSPAGELWTYGPEDATDRVTGPALDLCLLVTQRAHRADLALRAEGDDADRWLDIAQAFAGPPGAGREPKEAEGTKGAEGATR is encoded by the coding sequence ATGGCCGACCCAACGCCCGTGATCGACGATCTCCGCGCCGAGAGCGAGGAACTCGACCTGCTCGTCGCCGAGTTGAGCCCGGAACAGTGGGCGCTCGCGACGCCCGCGCCCGGCTGGACCGTCGCCCACCAGATCGCCCACCTCGCCTGGACCGACCACTCCTCCGTGCTGGCGGTGACCGACCGGGCCGCGTTCGCCCGTGAGGTCGAGAGCGCGATGACGTCGCCCGGCGACTTCGTGGACAGCGGCGCGGAGGAAGGGGCCGGGAAGCCACCCGAGCGGCTGGTCGCGGACTGGCGGGCCGGACGCGGGGCCCTGGAGAACGCCCTGCGCGCGGCGCCCGAGGACGCGCGGTTCCCCTGGTACGGCCCGCCCATGTCCACCGCCTCCATGGCGACCGCCCGCCTCATGGAGACCTGGGCCCATGGCCTGGACGTCGCCGACGCGCTCGGCGTCCCCCGGATCGCCCCCGGGGACCGGCTCCGCCACATCACCCGACTCGGCATCCGCACCCGCGACTTCGCCTTCGGCGTGCACGGCCACACCCCGCCGTTCGAGGAGTTCCGCGTCGAACTCACCAGCCCGGCCGGTGAGTTGTGGACCTACGGCCCCGAGGACGCGACCGACCGCGTCACCGGCCCCGCCCTCGACCTCTGCCTCCTGGTCACCCAGCGCGCCCACCGCGCCGACCTCGCACTGCGCGCGGAAGGGGACGACGCCGACCGCTGGCTGGACATCGCCCAGGCCTTCGCGGGACCGCCCGGTGCCGGGCGCGAGCCCAAGGAGGCCGAGGGGACCAAGGGCGCCGAGGGAGCCACCCGGTGA
- a CDS encoding acyclic terpene utilization AtuA family protein, with protein MREMLTGGELDVLTGDYLAELTMLILGRDRLKDPTAGYARTFLRQLEECLGLAQERGVRIVANAGGLNPAGLADAVRELAGRLGIPVRVAHVEGDDLTAGHPGSLAAHAYLGGFGIAACLREGADIVVTGRVTDAALVTGPAAAHFGWGPGEYDRLAGAVVAGHVLECGAQATGGNYAFFHEAGKVHEAGKVHEAHAVHESDPAARFRRPGFPLAELHADGTAVITKHPGTGGLVDVGTVTAQLLYETGGARYAGPDVTARLDTIRLTQDGPDRVRVEGVRGEAPPPTLKVGLNRLGGFRNEVTFVLTGLEIERKAALVRDQLETALAAAKSRPAHVDWELARTDHSDARTEETASALLRLVVRDPDQNAVGRALSGAAVELALASYPGFHVLAPPGKGAPYGVFEAAYVDQGAVEHTAVLHDGRRVPVPPADGTLVLRPVDEPPLPDPLPPGPVRRAPLGLVAGARSGDKGSNANIGLWTRTDDAWRWLAHTLTIDRLRELLPETAELPVVRHVLPDLRALNFEIVGILGEGVASQARFDPQAKALGEWLRSRHLDIPEILL; from the coding sequence ATGCGCGAGATGCTCACCGGCGGCGAACTCGACGTCCTCACCGGCGACTATCTCGCCGAGCTGACCATGCTCATCCTCGGCCGCGACCGCCTGAAGGACCCCACCGCCGGGTACGCCCGCACCTTCCTCCGCCAGTTGGAGGAGTGCCTGGGGCTGGCGCAGGAACGGGGCGTGCGGATCGTCGCCAACGCCGGAGGCCTCAACCCGGCCGGACTCGCCGACGCCGTACGGGAGTTGGCGGGCCGACTCGGCATCCCCGTCCGCGTCGCGCACGTCGAGGGCGACGACCTCACCGCCGGCCATCCGGGCAGCCTCGCCGCCCACGCCTACCTCGGCGGCTTCGGCATCGCGGCCTGTCTGCGGGAGGGCGCCGACATCGTGGTCACGGGCCGGGTGACGGACGCGGCCCTGGTCACCGGGCCCGCCGCCGCCCACTTCGGCTGGGGCCCGGGGGAGTACGACCGCCTCGCGGGCGCCGTCGTCGCCGGGCACGTGCTGGAGTGCGGCGCCCAGGCCACCGGCGGCAACTACGCCTTCTTCCACGAGGCCGGCAAGGTCCATGAGGCCGGCAAGGTCCACGAGGCCCACGCGGTCCATGAGTCGGACCCGGCGGCCCGTTTCCGCCGCCCCGGCTTCCCCCTGGCAGAACTCCACGCCGACGGAACCGCCGTCATCACCAAACACCCCGGCACCGGCGGCCTCGTCGACGTCGGCACGGTCACCGCCCAGCTCCTCTACGAGACGGGCGGAGCCCGGTACGCGGGCCCCGACGTCACCGCCCGGCTCGACACCATCCGGCTCACCCAGGACGGCCCCGACCGCGTCCGCGTCGAGGGCGTACGCGGCGAGGCCCCGCCCCCGACCCTCAAAGTCGGCCTCAACCGGCTCGGCGGCTTCCGCAACGAGGTCACCTTCGTCCTGACCGGCCTGGAGATCGAACGCAAGGCCGCCCTCGTCCGCGACCAGCTGGAGACCGCGCTCGCCGCCGCCAAGTCCCGCCCGGCGCACGTGGACTGGGAGCTGGCCCGCACCGACCACTCCGACGCCCGCACCGAGGAGACCGCCAGCGCGCTCCTCCGCCTCGTCGTCCGCGACCCCGACCAGAACGCCGTCGGCCGCGCCCTCAGCGGTGCCGCCGTGGAGCTGGCCCTCGCGAGCTACCCCGGCTTCCACGTCCTGGCCCCACCGGGAAAGGGCGCGCCCTACGGGGTGTTCGAGGCGGCGTACGTCGACCAGGGCGCCGTCGAGCACACGGCGGTCCTCCACGACGGCCGCCGGGTCCCGGTACCCCCGGCCGACGGCACCCTCGTACTGCGGCCGGTCGACGAGCCGCCCCTCCCGGATCCGTTGCCCCCCGGACCGGTGCGCCGCGCACCCCTCGGCCTCGTCGCCGGCGCCCGCAGCGGCGACAAGGGCTCCAACGCCAACATCGGCCTCTGGACCCGCACGGACGACGCCTGGCGGTGGCTGGCCCACACCCTCACCATCGACCGCCTCCGCGAACTCCTCCCGGAGACAGCCGAGCTGCCCGTCGTCCGGCACGTCCTGCCCGACCTTCGCGCCCTCAACTTCGAGATCGTCGGCATCCTCGGCGAGGGCGTCGCCTCGCAAGCCCGTTTCGACCCCCAGGCCAAGGCCCTCGGCGAATGGCTGCGCTCCCGCCACCTGGACATACCGGAGATCCTGCTGTGA
- a CDS encoding acyl-CoA carboxylase subunit beta: MTVLSSALDPGAPDHTANREAMLTRLTELDTEHAKALAGGGEKYIARHRGRGKLLARERVELLLDPDTPFLELSPLAAWGSEYPVGASLVTGIGTVEGVECLITANDPTVRGGASNPWSLKKALRANDIALANRLPCISLVESGGADLPSQKEIFIPGGAIFRDLTRLSAAGIPTIAVVFGNSTAGGAYIPGMSDHVIMVKERAKVFLGGPPLVKMATGEESDDESLGGAEMHARVSGLADHFAVDEQDALRQARRVVARLNHRKAYADPAPAAPPKYDAEELLGIVPGDLKVPFDPREVIARIVDASDFDEFKSLYGTSLVTGWASLHGYPVGVLANARGVLFSEESQKAAQFIQLANQRDIPLLFLHNTTGYMVGREYEQGGIIKHGAMMINAVSNSKVPHLSVLMGASYGAGHYGMCGRAFDPRFLFAWPGAKSAVMGPQQLAGVLSIVARQSAAAKGLPYDEDADAALRAMVEQQIESESLPMFLSGRLYDDGVIDPRDTRTVLGLCLSAIHTAPYEGARGGFGVFRM; encoded by the coding sequence GTGACCGTCCTCAGCTCCGCCCTGGACCCGGGCGCCCCCGACCACACCGCGAACCGCGAGGCCATGCTCACCCGGCTCACCGAACTCGACACCGAGCACGCGAAGGCCCTCGCGGGTGGCGGCGAGAAGTACATCGCCAGGCACCGGGGGCGCGGCAAGCTGCTCGCCCGCGAGCGCGTCGAACTGCTGCTGGACCCCGACACGCCCTTCCTCGAACTGTCCCCGCTCGCGGCCTGGGGCAGCGAGTACCCGGTCGGCGCCTCCCTCGTCACCGGCATCGGGACCGTCGAGGGCGTCGAGTGTCTGATCACCGCGAACGACCCGACCGTGCGCGGCGGCGCGAGCAACCCGTGGAGCCTGAAGAAGGCCCTCCGCGCCAACGACATCGCGCTCGCCAACCGCCTGCCCTGCATCAGCCTCGTCGAGTCCGGCGGGGCCGATCTCCCCTCCCAGAAGGAGATCTTCATCCCCGGCGGCGCGATCTTCCGCGACCTCACCCGCCTCTCGGCCGCCGGAATCCCCACCATCGCCGTCGTCTTCGGCAACTCCACCGCCGGCGGGGCCTACATCCCCGGTATGTCCGACCACGTGATCATGGTCAAGGAGCGGGCGAAGGTGTTCCTCGGCGGGCCGCCCCTCGTGAAGATGGCCACCGGCGAGGAGAGCGACGACGAGTCGCTGGGCGGCGCCGAGATGCACGCGCGCGTGTCGGGCCTCGCCGACCACTTCGCCGTGGACGAGCAGGACGCCCTCCGCCAGGCCCGCCGGGTCGTCGCCCGCCTCAACCACCGCAAGGCGTACGCCGATCCGGCTCCGGCCGCACCCCCCAAGTACGACGCGGAGGAACTGCTCGGCATCGTGCCGGGCGATCTGAAGGTGCCCTTCGACCCCCGCGAGGTGATCGCCCGGATCGTCGACGCCTCCGACTTCGACGAGTTCAAGTCCCTCTACGGCACCAGCCTGGTCACCGGCTGGGCGAGCCTGCACGGCTACCCGGTCGGTGTCCTCGCCAACGCCCGAGGGGTCCTCTTCAGCGAGGAGTCGCAGAAGGCGGCCCAGTTCATCCAGCTCGCCAACCAGCGCGACATCCCCCTCCTCTTCCTGCACAACACCACCGGCTACATGGTCGGCAGGGAGTACGAGCAGGGCGGCATCATCAAGCACGGCGCGATGATGATCAACGCGGTGAGCAATTCGAAGGTCCCCCATCTGTCCGTCCTGATGGGCGCCTCGTACGGCGCCGGCCACTACGGCATGTGCGGGCGCGCCTTCGACCCCCGCTTCCTCTTCGCCTGGCCCGGCGCCAAGTCGGCGGTGATGGGCCCGCAGCAACTGGCGGGCGTGCTGTCGATCGTCGCCCGCCAGTCGGCGGCGGCCAAGGGACTGCCCTACGACGAGGACGCGGACGCCGCACTGCGCGCGATGGTGGAGCAGCAGATCGAGTCCGAGTCCCTGCCGATGTTCCTGTCCGGGCGGCTGTACGACGACGGGGTCATCGACCCCCGCGACACCCGCACCGTCCTCGGCCTGTGCCTGTCCGCGATCCACACGGCGCCCTACGAGGGCGCACGCGGTGGCTTCGGCGTCTTCCGGATGTAA
- a CDS encoding biotin carboxylase N-terminal domain-containing protein, whose product MITSVLVANRGEIACRIFRTCRELGIQTVAVHSDADENALHARVADRAVRLPGAAPADTYLRGDLIVKAALAAGADAVHPGYGFLSENPGFARQVLDAGLTWIGPAPEAIEAMASKTRAKELMGLEPLTEVTGKDLPVLVKAAAGGGGRGMRVVRHLDDLDAALKSARAEAASAFGDGEVFVEPYVENGRHVEVQILADTHGTIWPLGTRDCSLQRRHQKVIEEAPAPALSDELREELHTLAVHAARAVDYVGAGTVEFLVADGTAHFLEMNTRLQVEHPVTEAVFGLDLVAEQIRVAEGHALPADPPRARGHAVEARLYAEDPARNWTPQTGTLHRLTVPESVRLDTGFTDGDDIGVHYDPMLAKVIAHAPTRAEAIRRLAAALDRATLHGPATNRDLLARSLRHEEFTTARMDTGFYDRHLPALTSPTPDPHAPLAAALADAATEGDPRFGGWRNVHSQPRTRRYATAGEEHEATYRHTRTGPEADGVTVVHADADLVVLEVHGVRRRFEVTRYGPHRYVNTTHLTALPRFPDPTTQQTPGSLLAPMPGTVVRVAENLKPGSPVQAGQPLLWLEAMKMEHRITASVPGTLTALHVVPGQQVEPGMLLAVVQPG is encoded by the coding sequence GTGATCACTTCTGTCCTCGTCGCCAACCGGGGCGAGATCGCCTGCCGGATCTTCCGCACCTGCCGTGAGCTGGGAATCCAGACGGTCGCCGTGCACTCCGACGCCGACGAGAACGCCCTCCACGCGCGCGTGGCCGACAGGGCGGTACGGCTGCCGGGCGCGGCCCCCGCCGACACCTACCTGCGCGGCGACCTGATCGTGAAGGCCGCCCTCGCCGCCGGCGCCGACGCGGTCCACCCCGGCTACGGCTTCCTCTCCGAGAACCCCGGCTTCGCCCGCCAGGTCCTCGACGCGGGCCTCACCTGGATCGGCCCGGCCCCCGAGGCGATCGAGGCCATGGCGTCCAAGACTCGCGCCAAGGAACTGATGGGCCTGGAACCCCTCACCGAGGTGACCGGGAAGGACCTGCCGGTCCTCGTGAAGGCCGCCGCGGGCGGCGGCGGACGCGGTATGCGCGTCGTACGCCACCTCGACGACCTGGACGCCGCCCTGAAGAGCGCCCGCGCCGAGGCCGCGAGCGCCTTCGGCGACGGCGAGGTCTTCGTCGAGCCCTACGTCGAGAACGGCCGCCACGTCGAGGTCCAGATCCTCGCGGACACCCACGGCACGATCTGGCCCCTGGGCACCCGCGACTGCTCCCTGCAGCGCCGCCACCAGAAGGTCATCGAGGAGGCCCCGGCCCCCGCCCTCTCCGACGAACTCAGGGAGGAACTCCACACCCTGGCCGTACACGCCGCCCGAGCCGTCGACTACGTCGGCGCGGGCACGGTCGAGTTCCTCGTCGCCGACGGCACGGCCCACTTCCTGGAGATGAACACCCGCCTCCAGGTCGAACACCCGGTCACGGAGGCCGTCTTCGGCCTCGACCTGGTCGCCGAACAGATCCGCGTCGCCGAGGGCCACGCCCTCCCGGCCGACCCCCCGCGCGCGCGTGGCCACGCGGTCGAGGCCCGCCTGTACGCCGAGGACCCGGCGCGGAACTGGACTCCGCAGACGGGCACGCTGCACCGCCTCACGGTCCCCGAGAGCGTCCGCCTGGACACCGGCTTCACCGACGGCGACGACATCGGCGTCCACTACGACCCCATGCTCGCCAAGGTCATCGCCCACGCACCCACCCGCGCGGAGGCGATCCGCCGCCTGGCCGCCGCCCTGGACCGGGCCACCCTCCACGGCCCGGCCACCAACCGCGACCTCCTGGCCCGCTCCCTGCGTCACGAGGAGTTCACGACGGCCCGCATGGACACGGGCTTCTACGACCGTCACCTGCCCGCCCTGACCAGCCCCACCCCCGACCCGCACGCCCCCCTGGCCGCCGCCCTCGCCGACGCCGCCACCGAAGGCGACCCACGCTTCGGCGGCTGGCGCAACGTCCACTCACAACCCCGGACCAGGCGCTACGCGACGGCGGGCGAGGAACACGAGGCGACCTACCGCCACACCCGCACGGGTCCGGAGGCGGACGGTGTCACGGTCGTACACGCCGACGCCGACCTCGTCGTACTCGAAGTCCACGGCGTACGGCGACGGTTCGAGGTGACGCGCTACGGCCCCCACCGCTACGTCAACACCACCCACCTCACCGCCCTCCCCCGCTTCCCCGACCCCACCACCCAACAGACCCCCGGCTCCCTCCTCGCCCCCATGCCGGGCACGGTCGTCCGCGTGGCGGAGAACCTGAAGCCGGGATCACCCGTACAGGCCGGCCAACCCCTCCTCTGGCTGGAGGCGATGAAGATGGAGCACAGGATCACGGCGTCGGTGCCGGGCACGCTGACGGCCCTGCACGTAGTACCTGGTCAACAGGTGGAGCCAGGCATGTTGCTGGCGGTCGTGCAGCCGGGTTAG
- a CDS encoding acyl-CoA dehydrogenase family protein, with protein sequence MAPVLESEEHKALRAAVSALGKRYGRAYIATVNKEGRHPDELWSEAAKLGYLGVNLPEEYEGGGGGITELSIVLEELGAAGCPLLMMVVSPAICGTVIARFGTRAQQQTWLPSLANGSRLMAFGITEPDAGSNSHRITTTARRDAAGDWLLTGRKVFISGVDRADAVLVVGRTEDARTGNLKPCLFIVPTDTPGFEYRPIEMELRAAEKQFELTFDDIRLPADALVGDENAGLLQLFAGLNPERIMTAAFAIGMARYALAKAVDYARERTVWRQPIGAHQAIAHPLAQSHIELELARLMMQKAAHLYDAGDDAAAGEAANMAKYAAGEACVKAVDQAVHTLGGNGLTTEFGLASLITAARVSRIAPVSREMILNYVSHQTLGLPKSY encoded by the coding sequence ATGGCCCCCGTCCTGGAATCCGAAGAACACAAGGCCCTTCGAGCCGCCGTATCCGCCCTGGGAAAGCGCTACGGCCGCGCATACATAGCCACGGTCAACAAGGAGGGCCGCCACCCCGACGAACTCTGGTCCGAGGCGGCCAAACTCGGCTACCTGGGCGTCAACCTCCCCGAGGAGTACGAGGGCGGGGGCGGCGGCATCACCGAACTCTCCATCGTCCTGGAGGAGCTCGGCGCCGCAGGCTGCCCCCTGCTCATGATGGTCGTCTCGCCCGCCATCTGCGGCACCGTCATCGCCCGCTTCGGGACCAGGGCACAGCAGCAGACCTGGCTGCCCTCGCTGGCGAACGGCTCCCGCCTCATGGCCTTCGGCATCACCGAACCCGACGCCGGCTCCAACAGCCACCGCATCACCACCACGGCCCGCAGGGACGCGGCCGGAGACTGGCTGCTGACCGGCCGCAAGGTCTTCATCTCCGGCGTCGACAGGGCCGACGCCGTCCTCGTCGTCGGCCGCACCGAGGACGCCCGCACCGGCAACCTCAAGCCCTGCCTCTTCATCGTCCCCACGGACACCCCCGGCTTCGAGTACCGCCCGATCGAGATGGAACTCCGCGCCGCCGAGAAGCAGTTCGAGCTGACCTTCGACGACATCCGGCTCCCCGCCGACGCACTCGTCGGCGACGAGAACGCGGGCCTGCTCCAGCTCTTCGCCGGCCTCAACCCCGAGCGGATCATGACGGCCGCCTTCGCGATCGGCATGGCCAGGTACGCCCTCGCCAAGGCCGTCGACTACGCCCGCGAGCGCACCGTATGGCGTCAGCCCATCGGCGCCCACCAGGCGATCGCCCACCCCCTCGCCCAGTCCCACATCGAACTCGAACTGGCCCGCCTGATGATGCAGAAGGCGGCCCACCTCTACGACGCCGGCGACGACGCGGCGGCCGGCGAGGCCGCCAACATGGCCAAGTACGCGGCGGGGGAGGCCTGCGTGAAGGCCGTCGACCAGGCCGTGCACACCCTCGGCGGCAACGGCCTCACGACCGAGTTCGGCCTCGCCTCGCTGATAACGGCCGCGCGCGTGTCTCGTATCGCGCCGGTGAGCCGGGAGATGATTCTCAACTACGTCTCCCACCAGACCCTGGGCCTGCCGAAGTCGTATTAG
- a CDS encoding 4-coumarate--CoA ligase family protein yields the protein MFRSEYADVSPVELPIHDAVLARAAEFGDLPALVDGVDGTTLTYEQLDRFHRRLAASFAEAGVRKGDVLALHSPNTIAYPTAFYAATRAGATVTTVHPLATPGELAKQLRDSGASWIVTVSPLLETARAAAERVGGIREIFVCDSAPGHRSLIDMLASAAPEPAVDIDPVTDVAALPYSSGTTGVPKGVMLTHRSIATNLAQLEEVMPAGPGDRVLAVLPFFHIYGLTALMNAPLRLGATVVVLPRFDLEVYLAAIAAHRITHLYVAPPIVLALAKHPAAERYDLSTVRHILSAAAPLDAALAAACSARLGLPPVVQGYGMTELSPCSHIVPLAQAAAAPPGTVGKLIAGTEMRIVSLDDPGKDVGVGEQGEIVVRGPQVMKGYLGQPRATADMIDADGWLATGDVGHTDADGWLYVVDRVKELIKYKGFQVAPAELEALLVTHPGIADAAVIGHYNADGNEVPHAFVVRHPTAREISEGEIMMYVAERVAPYKRVRHVTFIDGVPRAASGKILRRELRERL from the coding sequence ATGTTCCGCAGCGAGTACGCAGACGTCTCACCCGTCGAACTCCCCATCCACGACGCCGTGCTGGCCCGCGCCGCCGAGTTCGGCGACCTGCCCGCGCTGGTCGACGGCGTCGACGGCACGACCCTCACGTACGAACAGCTGGACCGCTTCCACCGGCGGCTGGCCGCCTCGTTCGCCGAGGCGGGCGTCCGCAAGGGCGACGTGCTCGCCCTGCACAGCCCCAACACGATCGCCTACCCGACGGCGTTCTACGCGGCCACGCGCGCGGGTGCCACAGTCACCACCGTGCACCCGCTGGCCACCCCCGGCGAGCTGGCGAAACAGCTGCGGGACTCGGGGGCGAGCTGGATCGTCACGGTCTCACCCCTCCTCGAAACCGCCCGCGCCGCCGCCGAACGCGTGGGCGGCATACGGGAGATCTTCGTCTGCGACAGCGCCCCCGGTCACCGTTCGCTGATCGACATGCTCGCCTCCGCCGCGCCCGAACCGGCCGTCGACATCGACCCGGTGACGGACGTCGCGGCCCTCCCGTACTCCTCCGGCACGACCGGTGTCCCCAAGGGCGTCATGCTCACCCACCGGTCCATCGCCACCAACCTCGCCCAACTCGAAGAGGTCATGCCGGCCGGCCCCGGCGACCGCGTCCTCGCCGTACTGCCGTTCTTTCACATCTACGGGCTCACGGCGCTGATGAACGCCCCGCTGCGACTCGGCGCCACGGTCGTCGTCCTGCCCCGCTTCGACCTGGAGGTCTACCTCGCGGCGATCGCCGCACACCGCATCACCCACCTGTACGTGGCCCCGCCGATCGTCCTCGCCCTGGCCAAGCACCCGGCCGCCGAGCGCTACGACCTCTCCACGGTCCGGCACATCCTCTCGGCCGCCGCACCCCTGGACGCGGCCCTCGCCGCCGCCTGCTCCGCCCGCCTCGGCCTGCCGCCGGTCGTCCAGGGCTACGGCATGACCGAACTCTCCCCCTGCTCCCACATCGTGCCCCTCGCCCAGGCCGCGGCGGCGCCCCCCGGCACCGTCGGCAAACTCATCGCCGGCACCGAGATGCGGATCGTCTCCCTCGACGACCCCGGCAAGGACGTCGGCGTCGGCGAACAGGGCGAGATCGTCGTCCGGGGCCCCCAGGTCATGAAGGGCTACCTCGGGCAACCCCGGGCCACCGCCGACATGATCGACGCCGACGGCTGGCTCGCCACCGGGGACGTCGGGCACACCGACGCCGACGGCTGGCTGTACGTCGTCGACCGCGTCAAGGAACTGATCAAGTACAAGGGCTTCCAGGTCGCCCCCGCCGAACTCGAAGCCCTCCTCGTCACCCACCCCGGTATCGCCGACGCCGCCGTCATCGGCCACTACAACGCCGACGGCAACGAGGTCCCGCACGCCTTCGTCGTCCGCCACCCCACGGCGCGCGAAATCTCCGAGGGCGAGATCATGATGTACGTCGCCGAACGCGTCGCCCCCTACAAACGCGTCCGCCACGTCACCTTCATCGACGGCGTGCCCCGCGCGGCCTCCGGGAAGATACTCCGCCGCGAACTCAGGGAGCGCCTGTGA
- a CDS encoding enoyl-CoA hydratase family protein → MTELIQYAHHRGITTLTLDSPANRNALSAALVGELRDTLDRCGKDDTVRAVVLTHTGNTFCAGADLRDPPDPQALVDLLRLLLELPKPVVARVTGHVRAGGLGLLGACDIAAAGPEATFALTEVRIGVAPAVISLTLRPRTDPRALARYYLTGERFGSAEAARIGLLTTAGADVDDVLEPVLDGLRRASPRALAETKHLLTAKVLENFDLDAGELTRLSSRLFASADAREGMTAFLERREPGWVL, encoded by the coding sequence GTGACAGAGCTGATCCAGTACGCCCACCACCGGGGCATCACCACCCTCACCCTCGACTCCCCGGCCAACCGCAACGCCCTCTCCGCCGCCCTCGTCGGCGAACTCCGCGACACCCTCGACCGGTGCGGCAAGGACGACACCGTACGAGCCGTCGTCCTCACCCACACCGGCAACACCTTCTGCGCAGGCGCCGACCTGCGCGACCCACCCGACCCGCAGGCCCTGGTAGACCTCCTCCGCCTGCTGCTCGAACTGCCCAAGCCCGTCGTCGCCCGCGTCACCGGGCACGTCCGGGCGGGCGGCCTCGGCCTGCTCGGGGCCTGCGACATCGCCGCCGCCGGTCCCGAGGCCACGTTCGCCCTCACCGAGGTCCGCATCGGCGTCGCGCCCGCCGTCATCTCCCTCACCCTCCGCCCCCGCACCGACCCCCGCGCCCTCGCCCGCTACTACCTCACCGGAGAGAGGTTCGGCTCCGCCGAAGCCGCCCGTATCGGCCTCCTCACCACTGCCGGCGCCGATGTCGACGACGTACTCGAACCCGTCCTCGACGGTCTGCGCCGAGCCTCCCCGAGGGCCCTGGCGGAGACGAAACACCTGCTCACAGCTAAGGTTCTGGAGAACTTCGACCTGGACGCGGGCGAACTGACCCGCCTCTCGTCCCGGCTGTTCGCCTCCGCCGACGCCCGCGAGGGCATGACGGCCTTCCTCGAAAGACGGGAACCGGGATGGGTGCTGTGA